One window of the Onychostoma macrolepis isolate SWU-2019 chromosome 21, ASM1243209v1, whole genome shotgun sequence genome contains the following:
- the LOC131528455 gene encoding complement factor B-like: protein MCGLPRLLFHLLCEPDENIMKCEPWMNLFLLAILCPFITGAPSSILCPDENLSIRRGSFSFSDDGSIVRYNCSEGYYPTIRIRRCNKGKWNPLPKRKQPECKKITCPDARGFQNGEVYPYQRQYFVNDTTHYSCHSGYDFRGSGTRVCQANGKWSGGTPVCGRNSDHCPDPGIPAGSTRTGHMFNIDDKVMYRCENKLTLIGSKERVCQENGQWSGTEPQCYADFTYDSPEEASEGFSSSLKANLAVSQQYEGTDQYGKRIRVGNGGMLDIYIALDVSDSIDEKDFEKAKGVIKTLIEKISYYEVSPNYEILIFATDVARIVSMRDFKSGQKNSLLEILKRLKDYEYNSKGDRTGTNIAQAYKSILESMQIEQMRNKEEFKKTQHIVITFTDGQANMGGNPRPWVDQIKSLVKQNTPSEEEENLDLYVFGMGDDVNAEDINDLKTDRGNEKFFFKLKNLDDLQETFDGMIDEGTSVALCGLYRDYDDGTDSHKRHQYPWLAKISVTRNNGKISNCVGSLVTSSFILTAAHCFRFGDTPDRITVDLGSNIKGIKVKDYIPHPRYDVAAKQKLGIPEYYEFDVALIQLEKPVILDLGLRPICIPCTKETSGALRLSNREGTCRKHQEELMSAETVKASFMSVIGKGIEKKQITIKQGKWRDACVEDAKKADGITSKNAKDIVTDNFLCSGGIEPTVDDIACKGDSGGATFVVPGNRIIQVGIVSWGVKDLCKDSRKPKSDSHTRDYHTSLFSPEVREFLKRYLADEKLGTPLTFL from the exons ATGTGTGGCCTTCCCCGGTTGTTGTTTCATTTGCTGTGTGAACCTGACGAGAACATCATGAAGTGTGAACCATGGATGAATCTATTCCTGCTCGCCATACTGTGTCCTTTTATAACCG GTGCTCCATCCTCTATTTTGTGCCCCGATGAGAATCTCAGTATTAGAAGAGGGAGTTTTTCTTTCTCAGATGATGGGAGCATTGTACGATACAACTGTTCAGAAGGCTATTACCCAACCATTAGGATCCGTCGCTGTAACAAAGGAAAATGGAACCCGTTGCCCAAAAGAAAACAACCAGAGTGCAAGA AAATCACATGTCCTGATGCTCGTGGTTTCCAAAATGGAGAGGTGTATCCATATCAGAGGCAATATTTTGTGAACGACACAACCCACTACTCATGTCATTCTGGCTATGATTTCCGTGGCTCGGGGACTAGAGTTTGCCAGGCGAATGGGAAATGGAGTGGAGGCACACCAGTCTGTGGAAGAAACT CTGATCACTGTCCTGATCCTGGGATTCCCGCTGGCTCTACAAGAACAGGCCACATGTTTAATATAGATGACAAAGTCATGTAccgctgtgaaaataaattgaCTCTGATTGGTTCCAAGGAGCGAGTCTGTCAGGAGAATGGCCAGTGGTCAGGAACAGAACCACAGTGTTACG CTGATTTCACATACGACAGCCCAGAGGAAGCATCAGAGGGTTTCAGCAGTTCTCTAAAGGCAAATCTAGCGGTTTCTCAACAGTATGAAGGAACAG ATCAGTACGGAAAAAGAATACGAGTGGGTAATGGGGGGATGCTTGATATCTACATTGCTCTGGATGTATCTGACAGCATAGACGAAAAGGACTTTGAAAAGGCAAAAGGTGTCATCAAAACACTTATAGAAAAG ATCAGTTATTACGAAGTTTCCCCAAACTATGAGATCCTGATTTTTGCCACAGATGTTGCACGGATAGTCTCCATGAGGGACTTCAAGAGCGGGCAAAAAAATAGCCTGTTAGAAATTCTTAAAAGACTGAAGGATTATGAATATAACA GTAAAGGTGATCGAACAGGAACTAATATCGCCCAGGCATATAAGAGCATTTTAGAAAGTATGCAAATAGAGCAGATGAGGAATAAAGAGGAATTCAAGAAGACCCAACATATCGTCATCACGTTCACTGATG GTCAGGCCAACATGGGTGGTAATCCAAGACCATGGGTGGACCAGATCAAAAGTCTTGTAAAACAAAATACTCCTTCAGAGGAGGAGGAAAACCTTG ACCTGTATGTGTTTGGGATGGGAGATGATGTGAACGCTGAGGACATTAATGATTTGAAGACTGACAGGGGAAATGAGAAGTTTTTCTTCAAGCTTAAGAACTTGGATGATTTGCAGGAGACATTTGACGGCATGATTG ATGAGGGCACCAGTGTAGCATTATGTGGACTTTACAGAGATTACGACGATGGCACTGATTCCCACAAACGTCATCAATACCCTTGGTTGGCAAAGATCAGTGTGACT CGCAACAATGGAAAAATTTCAAATTGCGTGGGGTCATTAGTCACCTCAAGCTTTATCTTGACAGCGGCTCACTGCTTCAGGTTTGGTGACACACCTGATAGGATAACTGTTGATTTGGGTTCAAATATTAAAG GAATAAAAGTGAAAGATTACATACCTCATCCTCGCTATGACGTTGCAGCAAAACAAAAACTGGGAATACCTGAATATTATGAGTTTGACGTGGCTCTTATTCAGTTGGAGAAACCTGTAATTTTGGATCTTGGTCTTCG GCCAATCTGCATCCCCTGCACCAAGGAAACAAGTGGAGCTCTGAGACTTTCAAATAGAGAAGGAACATGCAGAAAACATC AGGAAGAGCTAATGAGTGCAGAAACTGTGAAAGCTTCTTTCATGTCGGTCATAGGAAAAGGCATTGAGAAGAAACAAATCACAATCAAGCAGGGAAAATGG CGGGATGCTTGTGTTGAAGACGCCAAAAAAGCTGATGGAATTACTTCGAAAAATGCTAAAGATATCGTTACAGATAATTTTCTGTGCAGTGGCGGTATTGAGCCGACTGTGGATGATATTGCCTGCAAAG GTGACTCTGGTGGGGCCACTTTTGTGGTTCCTGGTAATCGAATAATCCAG GTGGGTATTGTCAGCTGGGGAGTGAAGGACCTGTGCAAGGACAGCCGGAAGCCTAAGTCTGATTCACACACTAGAGATTACCATACAAGTCTGTTCAGTCCAGAAGTACGCGAATTCCTTAAACGCTATCTTGCAGATGAGAAATTGGGAACCCCTCTTACGTTCCTGTGA